Sequence from the Acomys russatus chromosome 12, mAcoRus1.1, whole genome shotgun sequence genome:
cttgctcagcctgctttcttatagaatccaggaccaccagcccaaggagaATAAGTAATAaatcaatgtgaaaaaaaaagtgtaacagCTAAGAACTAGTGATAATGACAGCTGATGCCTGTAACTGCCACAATTGGGAGCCTGAGGCAACCTAGACTTCATAGTAAGCTCTAGGTCGTAACTGCTGGGCCCACTGAGTGTGGTACCACACATCTGTGCTTTCTCAGGACTCAGAAGGGCAAGGAAGCAGAAGGTTGAAACTGAGGTCAATTTATGCTGCAAGAACTTGCCTCAAAAAGTACGAGGGGCCATCATAGCCTTCAGCACATTgtaacctttgtgtgtgtgtgtgtgtgtgtgtgtgtgtgtgtgtgtgtggcggtgggggggggtgttctgTTTTTGGTTTACATACCTGCTGACCCATGGGGGATTATGGTGGCTAAAGGTTGGGGTGGCTGTGGTAATTTCTTCAAATAGCTTAACAGTTAAGTTTCCTATATCCCAGattgactacacacacacacacacacacacacacacacacacacacacacacacaccagtatacCATGCTGCTTGGTGGCAATTTACCCACTTTCTGAACTTTCTTCAGAATCAAGGGCTAAGAATATATTATAGTTCTGTACTGTAAGGCCCCCAAGAACAAGCATAGGTGAGGGGATGGGAGTGGCTGACCTTGCAATCTACCGGATGTGGAGCCCATAGTAGAAATTCTTAGGAAGATGCTCGCAGCTTGATAAGTATTCCAGACTCCAGAACACTAGGTGAACACTTTTCCATTTCTTGTAAGTTACCCagcctcagatattttgttacaacAAGTAGCAGACTGAGATAGGTCTTAAATTATCGTCTGCATTCTAACAAATAGGCACCTGCGAGAATGTACAGGCAGTTTGCCTGCTGGAAATACAGTTGCCCTCTATTCATGGCTTATGATAGAGGTCTCCTAGTTTTGGTAGCTCTAAATAGACTTGCTGTTGTCAGCCCGATTTGGGAGTGGTGGTGGAGAAGGGACAGGTGGAGTAGAGTGACAGACAGGAGGGCGTACCCTAAGCTTCAGCCtaaggaggtttttgtttgtttttcgagacggggtttctctctgtgcccctggctctcctggaatcgctctgtagaccaggctggcctcggaattcacagagatccgcctgcctctgcctactgagtcctgagattaaaggtctgtgccaccaccacctatcttgtttgtttgtttttcgagacggggtttctctgtgtagccttggctggcctggtcttgctttgtaaactaggctggccttgaactcacagtgatctgcctacctctgtctccaagtgctgggattaaaggcgtggacctcCACGCCCGCCTGATTTACCCTGAACTTCAGTACAGAGGCAAGCCTTGGAATCACAGTGGGCCTGCAAGTCTTGTGCAAGACCAGCTTCAAAATAGGTGCTCATTCCAGGACGAGACCCATCCTGATGGAAGCCTGTGAGGCAGGTCATTGCTGGGGCTCTGCTCCAAAGAGGAACAGGCATCCCCATGCACTGGAGGATTCCCCAGAGCCCTGTGATGGGGACAGAAAGGAGACTTCCAAGGCAAGAAACACTTCTGTTTTCCAGAAAAAAAGCCTCAGCAAACTGTTGAGCCTCTGCAGCTGCAGCCAAGGCACAAGGGGTCTCAGTCTGAAGAAATTTTGAGGTGCAAGAGTATGTCCAACAGAATGGATGCTCAGCCAGGCAGCTCCCACTTGCAGGTGGGATAACAACCATCAGATTTATAAAAGGACAAAGTCTTGTTCCTTGGCTCTTCTGAGAATCTCAGGCCTGGGGGTTTAGCTGAAATGGTAGAGTACATGCCTAGGATGCatagctctgggttccatcccccaGCACAGTGTAAAGTAGGCACAGCAGTCCATGCCTGCAGTCTAGCACTTGGGTGGTGGAAGCTgggaggtcagaagttcaaggttatccacgatttaaaaaaaaaaagatctcaatCACACCTGGGATAGAACAGGCTGCAAGGTCACAAAGACAGGCTCTTTGCTTCATCTCCATTCTCCATTGTTTtgtttacagaagcttctctgtgtgtgtagccctgggtgtcctggaactggttctgtagagcaggctggccttcaactcagagctatgccagcctctgcctcctgagagctgggactaaaggtgtgggccgccatcaccaccgccatgaggcttctggcctccactgttTGTCATACCTGGCCTTAGTGAAGCAGAGTCTAGACAAGAAACTCAAAGACAAAAAGAGCCAGGCTGTCAATGGAGAGCTACCACGCGTCAGACTGGATGCCCTGTGCTATCCTGGCATGTGAGCAGGATGACGAAAGGGTCTAATGAACTGATAATGTGGCCGTGGTTGCAAGAGGTGGCAGCTACTTGGAACCTCCCTCCAGTCCTCCACAGGTAGCAGAGAGGCCAAGCCTCAGGCCTCCACTGCAGCCCTTGGAAGTCTCTAGCTCCTGGACTGTCTCTGCCCTCTCAGCATCCGTAGCCCtgagcttgctctgtagctctGAGCCTGCTGGTTTATCCTGCAGCAGGGGCCCTAGGTCCTGAAATATAACCAAGACACCTAAGCACTGGCACAAAAGATACTCTGCCTTCTATGACTGTGCACTACTATGAGTTCTGGGAGGCCAAACACTTGAGCCAGTGTGGCATCTGGGGAGCCCAAGGGACCTTTTTGTCTCTGCTCTGGGACAGAAGGACAACAATGTGGTGTTTGCCACCTGAGTCTGCCCTATGCTGTTATTCAGGTACCTGAGGCCAGCCCAGGGGACAGTGGAGCGTGAACTCCAGTGCCATTCCTGATACATCTCACCTATGTGAGGCATGATCATGAGAGACCAGCCCTCTGCCACCACCAATCACTTGTGTTAGTGTGCCCACATCCATGCCCACCCAGGGATCGCCCTTCCAGCTGCTTTAGACAAACAGGTGCTACTGACATTGTGTAACAATTGGTTTTATTGTCCCCAAGAGAATGGAGAGCCCCCAGGAAGAAGGGGGGGAGTGGGTTGGGTCCTGTTGGAGCTTAAGGTGGGACTGCGGGATTGAGATTAGAAACCTGGAAGTGGGGATGAAAAATACCAGCAGAGAAGGTTGGAGCCCAGAAAACAGTACTGGCAGGAGGCACTGGAGCCAGCTGTGGAACACAGGGGGTGGAGTCCAGTGAGTTTAGGTGGTCAGGGTTTAGCTaccaccagcagcatcagcatTGTTCCCGCCAACACGAACAGCTGCGTGGTCTGGCCCTGGCTCGCTGCGCCGCTCTGGCCGGCAGGGGGCGCCAGGCCGCAGTCGGTGTAGGGCTCCAGGCAGCCTGCGAAGGCCATGACGTGCGCGAAGTAGTTCTGCTCTTGCACTCCGTGCACTAGGTGCGCCTGCGGGCCACGCGCGAATACCGCCACGTCCTCGCCACTATGGGTCTCGCTGGCCAAGGGCACAGCTGCCTGCTGCTGGTACGAGAAGTTGCCTGCAAAGAGGGGGTGTTCAGAGCAAGTTCTTCACCTCTATGAGCATTCTCAACCCCGCCTCATGTTGGTAACACCACTGAACTTACTGCTCTCCTCATCAGTGACATCTGCCCGGACACCATTATGGAGCCTGTAGCCGGGCCCGTTGCCGTATAGGATCGAGGTAAAGGATTTGCCATCCTGAGCCTTGAAGGGAGCAAGAcctgcagggagagagggaatgacTTGCTTTCAAACAGCTGCTTCTGCATGCCTTCACCTTGCGTCACCAGATCCCTACAAGGGAGCAATATCTGCCTCTGTTCACACCTACCAAAGATGGAGGTCCCCCTATATGTGTAGCCACCAAAAGAGAAGACGTGGGAGTGGTCAGCGGTGACAAGGATCATCGTGTCCTGCTCACTGGTGAGCCTATTCGCCTTGTCAACAGCAGAGTCGAACATGACCGCTTCAGTCAGTGCATGATACGCTATAGATTCATGGTGGCCATGGTCGATGCGGCCCCCTACAGGAAACCAGTGATGGAAAAATGGTTGAGCCTGTGCTGggcccctctcctcctttctgccaGGCACAACCACTCACCTTCCACAAAGAGATAGAAGCCATGGGGGTTCCTACTGAGCATGCGCACGGCCACCTCTGTCATCTCCGCCAGGGAAGGGTCCTGGGATGGGTCTCGGTAGATGTCATATTTCATGAATTCCGGCTCAAAGAGGCCTGGAGAGTAAGAAATTCCATGGTGGACATTATCACaggttcatttctctctgtgtctgtctgtctctctctctctctctctgtcacacacacacacacacacacacacacacacacactttcctaatGGAAGGGTTTCAGGGCAAGAAATGGGAGTTATTACCCATGAGATGTGTCACAGATGGATCCATGGATGCCCGAATGAGCTCCGTGCGGTTCCAAACATACCGGGCCCCCTGTAGGGACACAGCCAATCACTAAGTCCATACTTTGGAAATGTAAATACCTTACTAATTCCTGCTCTGCCCTTTGCCCTATACCTACTTTCCCCCGCCCCCGCAATCCCCATACCTGGTGCTTTGCCAGCCACTCTTGAACTAGGTTGCGTCCATCCAGCCTGGTTCCAGCCTGGCCAGGGTTAGCTGGATAGTCCTGGTCTGGCGTCCCCTTGGGAAACATGAATTTGCGGCCACCACCGAGGATCACCTATGATCAGAGGTGAGTTTGAAACCAGACTTGATGACTCTATTGCCTCCTGACAACACCTGGTCCCAGTAGGTCTGAGGGAAAGAAGTCTCTTTGGGCTGCACCTTCTCCatctacccctcccccacccaccactcAAATACCCTGCAGGACTCAGAACTCAGACTGTGGGCTGCATAGATCTCAGTGAGTGACACCTTGTTCCAGCCCTACTCCCTCACTCTTGGAGCTCACATCAATGTCCGTGTTGGAGATGAGCTGTATAGAGATGTCCTTGCAGCCCTCCTGCAGTGCCGAGACCGACATTTCTGCATCCGAGTACCAATTACGGTTCACTGTGTGTGCGTAGGTGCCAGCTGGAGAGGCGTGCTGCACCGATGTGGTGGTCACCACTCCCACAGACTTTCCTGCAGACGTCAAAGAAGTCTGGTGAGCCACCCAGGACCCCAAGCCCTGCCCATGTCCCTAAGCCTTGTCCCAACCCACCTGCTTTCTTAGCATGATGCATCACAGAGATGACCTCATTGCCCCATGTTGTGTTACACTGGTCAAAGTATGCAGCTGCACTCAAGCCAATGACCTTGAAATTCGTTTTGACGCCGCAGAGTAAGGCTGTGGCTGTGCCTGCGCTGTCCGGGATCTGCATGTCTGTGTTGTACGTCTGGGGAGAGACACTCAGTTCAACTCTACTGGAAGACACTTGCCTTGTCTCTTCCTGGGACttgcccctcaccccacccccgacccagCTGCCCTGGCTCTGTATTCTTCCCAACCTCCCTCCTGCTCTACCAATTCTCGTTGCCTCCCACAGGGCCTCCAAGCTCACCTTGGACAGAGCCATATATGGGAAGTGGTCCATGGCTAGGGGTGTCTCAGGTCCTAGGTGACCATTCAACTGTCCCTTTAGGATCCGAGTAGCTGTCACTGTGGACACCCCCATGCCTGAAGAAGCAGAATCTGGTCAGGACTGAACCGTAGGCCTGCCCGGATCCGTGAGGGGGCCTTGGGGGCCTTGGGGGCCTGGAAAACAAGGGCCTCAGGGTGGGCAAGCCTCACACACTCACCGTCCCCCAGGAAGATGATGAGGTTCTTGGCTGATGTCTGAATGGGCTGCAGCTTCTTGGCAACATCCAGGGCCTCCTTCGCTTTTTGGTTCCAGAAGTCTGGGTTCTTCTCCTCCACTGGCCAAGAAAAGAACAGAGTCAGGGTCAGACTGAGGGCCCATGTGTGTGAAAAGAGCACCTGAAGCAACCACCGTTACCTGGGATGATGCTAAGAGACAACTGCAGTTTGAGGCTCAGCAGCAGCAAGAAGGCTCCCCACATGGCTGTGTGGGAGTAGTCATgaggagggtggaaggagaaCCTGCAGTAGCACAGTACTACCCGAGGCTCTGACTGCCTCCTCTTAAATAGAGGAAGACTTCGTTCCTGCCTGAAAGGCTCAGGGTCCCTCCCTAATCCTCAGGCTCTACCCTAGCCCCACCCTAGCCAATGAATTGAAGCTTGTCTGGCTGTAAGAAGGTGGCAGGATTAATGGAAGTTCAGGCCAGTGTCCTGAATCCGGGACAACGGGTGGGTCTCAGGcatccccgccccaccccccaccccaccccacccaggttAGGTGGGCGGCTGGGGGAGTGCTGTCTTGAGTGTAGAGCCATGATCTTATGCTGCAACAGTCAGCAGCACTCTGCTTACTCTGGCCCATGGGCATCCATCACTCTTTTTGTTCCCATGAGCATTGGCCCCAGTTGCCTCTCCCCTAGACTGGGGGCAGGTAAGGCATCCAAGAGTGTTAGGCAGAAGGAATATTGAAGTAGAAAGATGGGCT
This genomic interval carries:
- the LOC127196492 gene encoding alkaline phosphatase, germ cell type-like codes for the protein MWGAFLLLLSLKLQLSLSIIPVEEKNPDFWNQKAKEALDVAKKLQPIQTSAKNLIIFLGDGMGVSTVTATRILKGQLNGHLGPETPLAMDHFPYMALSKTYNTDMQIPDSAGTATALLCGVKTNFKVIGLSAAAYFDQCNTTWGNEVISVMHHAKKAGKSVGVVTTTSVQHASPAGTYAHTVNRNWYSDAEMSVSALQEGCKDISIQLISNTDIDVILGGGRKFMFPKGTPDQDYPANPGQAGTRLDGRNLVQEWLAKHQGARYVWNRTELIRASMDPSVTHLMGLFEPEFMKYDIYRDPSQDPSLAEMTEVAVRMLSRNPHGFYLFVEGGRIDHGHHESIAYHALTEAVMFDSAVDKANRLTSEQDTMILVTADHSHVFSFGGYTYRGTSIFGLAPFKAQDGKSFTSILYGNGPGYRLHNGVRADVTDEESSNFSYQQQAAVPLASETHSGEDVAVFARGPQAHLVHGVQEQNYFAHVMAFAGCLEPYTDCGLAPPAGQSGAASQGQTTQLFVLAGTMLMLLVVAKP